In a single window of the Larimichthys crocea isolate SSNF chromosome XVII, L_crocea_2.0, whole genome shotgun sequence genome:
- the LOC104923494 gene encoding probable serine/threonine-protein kinase clkA has protein sequence MVKAQNTGSTYYNCTHYNAGSTYYNCTHYNYSATYHNYTHYNSGSTYHNCSHYNYGSTYHNCTHYNSGSIYHNYTHYNSGSTYHSCTCYNSSSTYHKCTDYNSSSTYRPTYHNCTHYNAGSTYHNCSHYNYRSTYHNCTHYNASSTYHNCSHYNYGSTYHNYTHYNSSSTYHKCTDYNSSSTYRSTNAGSTYHNCSHYNYSLGITGTCAGQVKVQWRDQQCNHHRIY, from the exons ATGGTTAAGGCTCAA AACACTGGCTCCACCTACTACAACTGCACCCACTACAACGCTGGCTCCACCTACTACAACTGCACCCACTACAACTACAGCGCTACCTACCACAACTACACCCACTACAACTCCGGGTCTACCTACCACAACTGCAGCCACTACAACTACGGGTCTACCTACCACAACTGCACCCACTACAACTCCGGGTCCATCTACCACAACTACACCCACTACAACTCCGGCTCCACCTACCACAGCTGCACCTGCTACAACTCCAGCTCCACCTACCACAAATGCACCGACTACAACTCCAGCTCCACCTACAGGCCTACCTACCACAACTGCACCCACTACAACGCTGGCTCCACCTACCACAACTGCAGCCACTACAACTACAGGTCTACCTACCACAACTGCACCCACTACAACGCCAGCTCCACCTACCACAACTGCAGCCACTACAACTACGGGTCTACCTACCACAACTACACCCACTACAACTCCAGCTCCACCTACCACAAATGCACCGACTACAACTCCAGCTCCACCTACAGGTCTACCAACGCTGGCTCCACCTACCACAACTGCAGCCACTATAACTACAG CCTTGGAATCACTGGCACATGTGCAGGTCAAGTTAAGGTCCAGTGGAGAGATCAGCAATGCAACCATCATCGAATTTATTAA